The following are from one region of the Sphingopyxis sp. MWB1 genome:
- a CDS encoding nuclear transport factor 2 family protein has translation MTETAMRALAARLFDAIEAGDIDTMRACFAPDAEIWHNSDERIVTVEQTSVTLAGMVARIKDRRYADRQLAFFPGGFVQQHVLTGRRTHDDGAVRLPCAVICRVENDRIVRLDEYFDSAHVAEFRKFAAASPA, from the coding sequence ATGACCGAAACCGCCATGAGAGCGCTGGCCGCGCGTCTGTTCGATGCCATTGAGGCAGGCGATATCGACACCATGCGCGCCTGTTTCGCACCCGATGCCGAGATCTGGCATAATAGTGACGAAAGGATTGTCACGGTTGAGCAGACGTCGGTGACGCTGGCCGGGATGGTCGCGCGGATCAAGGATCGCCGCTATGCCGACCGGCAACTGGCCTTCTTTCCCGGCGGCTTTGTCCAGCAGCATGTGCTGACCGGACGCCGCACCCATGATGATGGCGCGGTGCGCCTGCCCTGTGCGGTGATCTGCCGCGTCGAAAATGACCGGATCGTCCGCCTCGACGAATATTTCGATTCCGCGCATGTTGCTGAATTTCGCAAATTCGCCGCGGCCTCACCGGCTTAA
- a CDS encoding carboxymuconolactone decarboxylase family protein, whose protein sequence is MPVLRQVPRSEVTDETVLRYYDRLFGDRDPVTEPGTATGTPGDWWTVFALAPDIFKHAVDGFAVYRHPARRIDPVLRELGQTRAGWVKGSQFVFSQHCKSLRGLGVSEEKIAAIAHWTVADCYDEQERAVLAYADCLTAGGGRVPLEIFDKLKGFWDDEQIFEFTYITCLYDMHAVITRALRMEYDAREDPIVEVAAPEGFDAADFLSAPRPAAD, encoded by the coding sequence ATGCCCGTATTGCGCCAGGTTCCCCGTTCGGAAGTCACCGACGAAACCGTGCTTCGCTATTATGACCGGCTGTTCGGCGACCGCGATCCGGTGACCGAGCCCGGCACGGCCACGGGCACACCCGGCGACTGGTGGACCGTTTTCGCGCTCGCGCCCGATATTTTCAAACATGCCGTCGATGGCTTTGCCGTCTATCGCCACCCGGCGCGCCGGATCGACCCGGTGCTGCGCGAACTCGGACAGACGCGCGCTGGATGGGTCAAGGGCAGCCAGTTCGTCTTTTCCCAGCATTGCAAGTCGCTGCGCGGCCTGGGCGTCAGCGAAGAGAAAATCGCCGCCATCGCTCATTGGACGGTCGCCGACTGCTATGACGAGCAGGAACGCGCGGTGCTCGCCTATGCCGACTGCCTAACCGCAGGTGGGGGCCGTGTGCCGCTGGAAATATTCGACAAGCTCAAAGGCTTTTGGGACGATGAGCAGATTTTCGAATTCACCTACATCACCTGTCTTTACGACATGCATGCCGTGATCACGCGCGCGCTAAGGATGGAATATGATGCGCGCGAAGATCCGATCGTCGAAGTTGCCGCGCCCGAAGGCTTTGACGCCGCCGACTTCCTGAGTGCACCGCGCCCAGCCGCCGATTAA
- a CDS encoding VOC family protein, which translates to MMAATNSEFEFCGVNHLALVCKDMARTVEFYRDILGMPLIKTLDLPGGRGQHFFFDVGNGDSIAFFWFAEAPEAAPGIAAPAALPTQGNFTSAHGSMNHIAINVPAEHFEEYHQRLVDKGIAVTPILNHDNSPTQNSPEMNDDVYVRSVYFFDPDGVCLEFAAWTREFDDSDVAHDPVQADGTKREGLVTRRAAVATA; encoded by the coding sequence ATGATGGCCGCGACCAACAGCGAATTTGAATTTTGCGGGGTCAATCACCTCGCGCTGGTGTGCAAGGATATGGCGCGCACCGTCGAATTTTATCGCGACATATTGGGAATGCCGCTGATCAAAACGCTCGACCTGCCCGGCGGGCGCGGTCAGCATTTCTTCTTTGATGTCGGCAATGGCGACAGCATCGCCTTTTTCTGGTTCGCCGAAGCGCCCGAGGCCGCACCGGGCATCGCCGCGCCCGCGGCGCTCCCGACGCAGGGCAATTTCACTTCGGCCCATGGGTCGATGAACCATATCGCGATCAATGTCCCCGCTGAACATTTCGAGGAATATCATCAGCGGCTGGTCGACAAGGGCATCGCGGTCACCCCGATCCTGAACCATGACAATTCGCCGACCCAGAACTCGCCCGAAATGAACGACGATGTCTATGTGCGTTCGGTCTATTTCTTCGATCCCGATGGCGTGTGCCTGGAGTTTGCCGCCTGGACCCGCGAATTTGACGACAGCGATGTCGCGCACGATCCGGTGCAGGCCGATGGCACGAAGCGTGAGGGTCTGGTTACGCGGCGCGCGGCGGTAGCGACGGCCTGA
- a CDS encoding long-chain-fatty-acid--CoA ligase → MIDLEAIHTLADIPAAQARVQGDAIAISYGARETSFAALDCRSNQIAHALIAAAVKPGDRISVLSKNHDGWYPLFFGTARARACLAPINCRLAGPEIAFILEDAAPRILFVGEDFFEEALAAIAKMNAPPQLVALYGAHPAFTPLDEWIGDASGTAPPDKPQPGDDVLQLYTSGTTGRPKGVVLGNHNYRRFLEMASEVDGFAYNQGETVMIVMPLFHVAGTNVGFSGLAQGARLVLIKDFVAADAIETMRREKVAHAFLAPAMIQMMLQQPEAVAEPYPALRSIAYGASPIAEDVLRRARATFGCGFVQFYGMTESTGGGTYLSPSAHDLPGKLTSCGRAWPGTELAILGRDDQPLGDGEIGEIAIRGDIVMKYYWKREAATRETLAGGWLHTGDVGYRDADGFYFVHDRIKDMIVSGGENVYPAEVESAIMGCPGVADVAVVGVPDAKWGEAVKALIVPAQEGAPDPAAVMAWARERIAAYKVPKSVTFIEALPRNPSGKVLRRELRAPYWEGRGRAVG, encoded by the coding sequence ATGATCGATCTGGAGGCAATCCACACGCTGGCGGATATTCCCGCCGCACAGGCGCGGGTGCAGGGCGACGCCATTGCCATCAGCTATGGCGCGCGCGAAACCAGCTTTGCCGCACTGGACTGCCGCTCGAACCAGATTGCCCATGCGCTGATCGCCGCAGCGGTCAAGCCCGGCGACCGGATTTCGGTACTCAGCAAAAATCACGATGGCTGGTATCCGCTATTTTTCGGGACGGCGCGTGCGCGCGCCTGTCTGGCGCCCATCAACTGCCGCCTCGCCGGGCCCGAGATCGCTTTCATATTGGAGGATGCGGCACCGAGAATCCTGTTCGTGGGAGAGGATTTTTTCGAAGAGGCCCTGGCGGCGATCGCGAAGATGAACGCCCCGCCGCAGCTCGTCGCGCTTTATGGCGCGCACCCCGCCTTCACGCCGCTGGACGAATGGATCGGCGATGCAAGCGGGACTGCGCCACCCGACAAACCCCAACCGGGCGACGATGTGTTGCAGCTTTATACCAGCGGCACCACCGGGCGGCCCAAGGGGGTGGTGCTTGGCAATCACAATTATCGCCGCTTCCTCGAAATGGCGAGCGAGGTTGATGGCTTTGCCTATAATCAGGGCGAGACGGTGATGATCGTCATGCCGCTGTTTCATGTCGCGGGAACCAATGTCGGTTTTTCCGGGCTGGCGCAGGGTGCGCGGCTGGTGCTGATCAAGGATTTTGTCGCCGCCGACGCGATTGAGACGATGCGGCGTGAAAAAGTGGCGCACGCCTTTCTGGCGCCTGCGATGATCCAGATGATGCTGCAGCAGCCCGAAGCAGTGGCGGAGCCCTACCCGGCACTGCGCTCGATCGCCTATGGAGCTTCGCCCATTGCCGAGGATGTGCTGCGCCGCGCGCGCGCGACCTTTGGCTGCGGCTTTGTGCAATTTTACGGCATGACCGAATCAACGGGCGGCGGGACCTATCTTTCACCCTCGGCGCACGACCTGCCGGGCAAGCTTACGTCGTGCGGCCGGGCATGGCCGGGGACCGAACTGGCCATTCTGGGACGCGACGATCAGCCGCTAGGCGACGGCGAAATCGGCGAAATCGCCATTCGCGGCGATATTGTGATGAAATATTATTGGAAGCGCGAGGCGGCAACGCGCGAGACGCTGGCGGGTGGATGGCTCCACACCGGCGACGTCGGTTACCGGGACGCCGACGGATTTTATTTCGTTCACGACCGCATCAAGGACATGATCGTGTCGGGCGGCGAAAATGTCTATCCGGCGGAAGTCGAAAGCGCGATCATGGGCTGCCCCGGCGTCGCCGACGTCGCCGTCGTGGGCGTTCCGGACGCGAAATGGGGCGAAGCGGTCAAGGCGCTGATCGTCCCGGCGCAAGAGGGCGCGCCCGATCCCGCCGCCGTGATGGCCTGGGCGCGCGAACGCATCGCCGCCTATAAGGTACCCAAGAGCGTGACCTTTATCGAGGCGTTGCCCCGTAACCCCTCGGGCAAGGTACTGCGCCGCGAATTACGTGCGCCCTATTGGGAAGGCCGCGGCCGCGCGGTGGGCTGA
- a CDS encoding sensor histidine kinase encodes MGDTSLSDIPLDSGGLPRDEKKGFFIPSLFRERRSTLYLIGAIWVIWVVLYTAPYILLTSDVSPLGLAGYMLSGLSGFLLSILLLAGIARIIGRPRRRAMLQVAAATIAISALQSFVDIGVFDLVSAIGNLSSWTPFPYSARFADNFAAFALQFSLIAMTFWTLEQSALHRMRDRELQQTRIAAAEARHAATVARLAALRYQLNPHFLFNTLNSISSLVITQRNGQAEEMLSRLSDFLRVTLESENVGQTLEQELETISAYLAIEQIRVGDRLAIDIVCPPALRDCEVPHFILQPLVENAVKHGVAERSARVTIRIEARREDDELWLMVEDDGRSGTPSRRGTGIGLRNISERLQALYGERGRLETNRHASGFSSTIRLPHRLLSPLP; translated from the coding sequence ATGGGCGACACGTCCCTTTCCGATATACCCCTCGATAGCGGGGGTTTGCCGCGAGATGAGAAGAAGGGTTTCTTCATTCCTTCGCTCTTTCGCGAAAGGCGTTCGACGCTCTATCTGATCGGTGCGATCTGGGTCATATGGGTTGTCCTTTATACCGCTCCCTATATTCTGCTGACCAGCGACGTCTCCCCGCTCGGCCTGGCCGGATATATGCTGTCGGGGCTGAGCGGTTTTCTGCTTTCTATCTTGCTACTCGCCGGGATTGCGCGGATCATTGGCAGACCGAGGCGGCGGGCCATGTTGCAAGTTGCAGCCGCTACCATCGCGATCAGCGCACTTCAAAGCTTCGTCGATATTGGGGTGTTTGACCTGGTGAGCGCCATAGGCAATCTCTCCTCCTGGACTCCTTTTCCTTACAGCGCGCGGTTTGCCGATAATTTCGCGGCCTTTGCGCTGCAATTCTCGCTCATCGCCATGACCTTCTGGACGCTGGAGCAGAGTGCGCTGCACCGCATGCGCGACCGCGAGTTGCAGCAGACACGGATTGCCGCCGCAGAGGCGCGCCACGCCGCCACGGTGGCGCGGCTCGCGGCGCTGCGTTACCAGCTCAATCCGCATTTCCTGTTCAACACACTGAACTCCATCTCATCGCTGGTCATCACCCAGCGCAACGGGCAGGCCGAAGAGATGTTGTCGCGGCTGTCGGATTTTCTGCGCGTCACGCTCGAATCCGAAAATGTGGGCCAGACGCTGGAACAGGAACTGGAGACGATTTCCGCCTATCTCGCGATTGAGCAAATCCGCGTCGGCGACCGGCTGGCCATCGACATTGTCTGTCCCCCCGCCCTGCGCGATTGCGAGGTACCGCATTTCATCCTGCAGCCGCTGGTGGAAAATGCCGTCAAACATGGCGTGGCCGAGCGAAGCGCGCGCGTGACCATTCGCATCGAGGCGCGGCGTGAGGACGACGAACTTTGGCTTATGGTCGAGGATGACGGCCGGTCCGGCACTCCGTCGCGCCGGGGCACCGGCATTGGCCTGCGAAACATCAGCGAGCGGCTCCAAGCGCTATATGGCGAGCGCGGGCGACTGGAGACGAACCGTCACGCAAGCGGCTTTTCCTCCACCATTCGCCTTCCCCATCGCCTTTTGTCGCCGCTGCCATGA
- a CDS encoding LytR/AlgR family response regulator transcription factor — MKLRVLLVDDEQLAIDRLTDLLGTLEEVEIVGSAHSASEAMERIAALAPDLVFLDIQMPGGSGMALAADLDIDNRPEIIFVTAFEHFAPDAFAVDATDYLLKPVRFDRLRAAVTRAQRRVRLSRSAGDSAAPAREPSPYIDEIWVAVRGGQVRLSISAIEWIEAARDYVMLHTATRSYLHRAQMNMLEEQLDPAQLFRVHRSSFVRLSLVQEIERPGRGNLNLILRDGIVIQVGPSYVKQVLAQLNLS; from the coding sequence ATGAAGCTGCGCGTCCTCCTTGTCGATGATGAGCAATTGGCCATCGACCGCCTGACCGATCTGCTCGGCACGCTGGAAGAGGTCGAGATTGTCGGCAGCGCCCATTCGGCGAGCGAGGCGATGGAACGCATCGCCGCGCTGGCGCCCGATCTGGTGTTCCTCGACATTCAGATGCCGGGGGGCAGCGGCATGGCGCTCGCCGCCGATCTGGATATCGACAATCGGCCCGAGATTATCTTCGTCACGGCCTTTGAGCATTTTGCGCCCGACGCCTTTGCAGTGGATGCGACCGATTATCTGCTGAAGCCGGTCCGGTTCGACCGGCTGCGCGCTGCCGTCACCCGCGCGCAGCGGCGCGTCCGGTTAAGCCGCAGCGCCGGGGACAGCGCCGCGCCCGCGCGCGAGCCATCCCCCTATATCGACGAAATCTGGGTCGCGGTGCGCGGCGGGCAGGTGCGGCTCAGCATCAGCGCAATCGAATGGATCGAAGCCGCGCGCGACTATGTCATGCTGCATACCGCCACGCGCAGCTATCTACACCGCGCGCAGATGAACATGCTCGAAGAACAGCTTGATCCCGCGCAATTGTTCCGCGTGCACCGGTCCAGCTTCGTCCGGCTGTCGCTCGTTCAGGAAATCGAACGCCCCGGACGCGGCAATCTCAACCTGATCCTGCGCGACGGTATCGTGATTCAGGTGGGACCGTCTTATGTCAAACAGGTACTGGCCCAGCTCAACCTGAGTTAA